AGTTTGGAAAGCCTTCCATCTTAGGATTTGTTTCACGCATCTTACAGGGTTGGGGAAGAATCTAGCACAGTAATTTATGAGGCCAAGGAAGCTGCGAACCTTGTTTGGATTTGTAGGCCTCTGGGCATTTTTGATGGCAGAGACTTTCTGGTCATCAGGACTTATTGCGGCAGAAGAGACCTTGAAACCAAAGAAAGTGAGCTGCAGAACACTGAACAGGCATTTGTCCTTATTCAGGGTTTCTCTACGATCTGCTGCAAAACTTGCCCCAAGTTTCGGTCATGCTCGGCTTGGTCTTTTCCATAAACGATAATATCATCAGAGATATTCCGCATGCCTGGGCAGCGACTGAGACTTTGCTGAATAATGTATTGGTATGCTTCGGGAGCTGAAGAGATACCAAACATTAGCCTTTTGTAACGCCACAGGCCTTGATGGGTTGCAAAGGTGGTGATTTCTCGTTATTCACGGTTTGATTCAATTTGATGATATCCTCAGCAGAGGTCAAGTTTTGAAAACAGTGCCGCTCCATTAAGCTCCTGGAGTGTCTCTTCCAGTGTAGGAATTTGTTGACACTTCCGCAGAATGGCTTGATTTGCTTGGCGCATGTCAACGCACACTCCAACTTCACCATTGGGTTTGGGTATGGCAACAAGTGAAACCCACGGTGTTGGTCCTTTGACACGTTCAATGATGTCCAGCTGTTCAAGCTCGCGTATTTTATGGTCAACTTTGGCGCGGATCTGAGAGGGAATTTGACATAGAGGCTGTGCAATAGGCGTAACCGAGGGATACACATGAATTTGCATTGAGAAATCGCGCAGTTTTCCGACACTTTGGAACTCTTTGTCATATTTCGCCAATATTTGCATTACGGGGTCAGTCGTGCATAACAGATTACGAATTTCCGTGACTTCTTGGAGCAGACCAAGGTTGATTGTCATTTCGCTTCCGAGTAACGAGCCAGTGCGTTCATCTTGCACCACAATGAATTTTGCAGTTGTCTGGTGCTCGCCCCAGAATCAATCATTATATCAAGCGCAATGCTGGAAATAACAGCCGTGACGTTCTTGTCATGCTTGTGTGGTCCAACCACGAAAACATGTTCATTGCTCACGGAATTTTCTGAATCATCTGGACATGGCACTTCTCTAACCTTGACAATTTTCTTCTTAGAATTCTGGCATACACGCGAGAAATGACCTATCTTGTGGCATGTATTGCAAGTCGCTTTAAGTGCAGGACAGCAAGGGTTTTGCGCTTTGTGACCTGATTCTCTACAGCAATAACAAACAGGGTGCACAGTTGCACAGGGTGTGGCAGTGTAACATTTGTCGACCACGAATCACGAATTATCTCCTCTTTGTTAGGAAATTCACAAGTAGCTGCGAGAGTTTTTAAACGCATCACATAATTGGTGAttggtttttgttgttgttgcgaaGCTTGGCGAAAGCTGTGGCACTCGAAGTAAATATTCTTCTGCGGCTCGAAGTAGGCATTCAACTTCTCTAAAGCTGTCTTGTAGTCATCCCCTGTGTCGGAAAGGGTTTCGAAAATCTCCTGGACGTCTGGTCCGGCAAGGTGAAGAAGCAGTGCATGCTGTTGCTTCTTGTCAGCAATGGCTGACGCGAttaagtaccgtatttacccgtgtataagtcgacccccccatttttgatggcaaaaaaagcaatttcttaatttctttgctaaatgttcatgggatattaatcttgcattcttcgatttctggaactgtggattcacaaaaaattaagggcctcaagtgcttaatagttttgtggttcagcggttgttgtatgtgcgggcattttgtccttgaatttctaaaagttctcagaaaatcgaacatgaaaacctcaaactaacctgtttcgttgttcaaggatagagggctttagaggataagcacaacatcacagaagcaggagtcaatctttgaaaataacttcaaaaacgatgcgaaatgtgcaaggtttaattggtgcttgacttataatttctcacatggcaaacgaaacaaaactcataaaccaaacaatacaaagtttgcaaaagcatttacatcatccaggtttgtataaagaataaaaaacaatcattaccaaccagcattttcaggcaacacgagtgacgatcatGCTTGCACGCAACACAAGGAattgtgccaggttactaagccgttgaaggattgcattttatttaaagaaacaagaatgttttttagagctttccgcctttggaaaacgaaaatttccagtgtctatttcatatttgtgcttgtgagtatcttcaacatttaaagtaaaacaaatcctttttcatttcaactggaattgcttaattacattcattttgaagtctttcgtcattcattttgaagtatttCGTCCACTGCATTCGTTATGCCCAACGACCACATTatgatgtttattttgaataaattatttagctggaacttggctcgaaatctttgacccatgtataagtcgagggcgatttttggagcttcttttgaggccataagaggtcgacttatacacgggtaaatacggtagtaTTCGAAACTGTGCACCGATTTCTTCCATCGACTACTCAATGTAGATTTTTCGCTGACTGAAAATGGTGCAACTGTAGGCAAGGTGAGTGCCATTGGAAGATCTTGGTATCCACGTCGCCAGATGTATTGTttggaaaattaaaaggaaGGGCGAACCAAATATAAAAGCATATACAACGTACAGCGCAGTAATTTCTTTTAATCTGAGCTCCCTCTTCTACACTCTGTACACTCTGTGATCTTATAATATGAGAACCATTATATCAGAGATCTTACTTGATGATTGACGAATGACAGACACTAATCACAAAGCTATTGAATCAAAGGAGACTAGAAATCACGCAAACACTAAATGTAGAAATTGCTTTCGTCTCTCATCAAGTGCCTGACCTTTTGAATTCCCATACCAGACCATGATTTATAATAAATTGGCTTCTTCCCAACCTTTATGAGAGAGTTAATGGCAAAAGGTGTTCTATGGATTTCACTGTGTCCTCAAAACTCGTTTCTGTCCATATTTGCACAATTTTAGTAATGAAAGGGTCGGGCACATTGGTGTATTTAGAAACATCCTTCCTATCGAGGTTGCCTAGAGCTGAAGAACTCTACTCCACTGTAGTCTTCTAATTGAAAGTCAAACAGCAGCTTCCATTTTCCACTATTATTGTCGTTTAAATATTTCCTCACCCAGGATAGCTTACCTGGTAAGTGCTTTATTGAAGGAGTTTAGATCGAGCATCCTAAGTCCCCCATTTTCATTGTCACTTATCATAATGCttctctttattttgtctcccTTACCATCCCAAAGAAATTTATAGAAAATGTTATTGATCTCATCCAACACCTATTGATTGGTAGGTAAGGTAGAGAGCATATAAACAAGAGGGTTAGGCGGCGGTATTCCCAGGAATTTAAACAACTCTGAATCttttctaatttttctctaTAGTTTTCATTTATACTTATTGTTGGGTTGGTTGATATCCAAACACCCAAAGACTTTGTTTTATCTTTAAcacatttttaattctttttgggACTGAGCTGATCATCACGACCAGTATAACAGCCGATCCAAAGTGCCTCTGTTTTTTGTTATTGAGTTTCAGGTCAGATATAGTGCTAAACAGATCCAGATCATGCAGAGCACTCGTAAGAGATTTTTCCGAGCCTTTAAGCCTTTCAAGTGTGGTGTCATCGGCATATTGGCTTATTTTAATTTCGTTACCTTTGATAAAAATTCCCTCTATATCTTTATTTGTCCTTATTCTTTCCACTTATATTTCTACACAGAGTAAAAAGATGTAGGGTGAAAGGGGGCAGCCTTGTCTGACTCCTCTTTCAAGTGCAAAGAAATTACTTGCCCACCCATTATTTAAAACACAACTTTTTGTTTTCTGATAGCAAAGCCTGATCCAATTTGTAATGGAAAGTCCGAAATTAAACGAGTCTAGTGTTTCCAAATAAAAGGCCATTCCCCTGTGTCAAAAGCGTTTTCAAAGTCTAAAAAAAGTAATAAGCCAGGTTTGTTGTTAGTCTTAGTGTGATTTATTATGCCATCAATTAATCTTATATTTTCGCCAATGAATCTGCCCTTAAGAAAACCAGTCTGTTCATTATTGATAATCTTGGGGATTACATTTCTAACACGATTTGCAATAGCTTTTGCTACTATTTTGTAGTCACAATTGAAAAGGGTTATCGGTCGCCAGTTTTTAACAAAGTAGGGCTCTGTACCTTTTTTGGGTAGTAACTTTATTACTCTATTACTCCCCGTTTTTGATTTACTGCTAGTTGT
The sequence above is a segment of the Montipora foliosa isolate CH-2021 chromosome 2, ASM3666993v2, whole genome shotgun sequence genome. Coding sequences within it:
- the LOC137991513 gene encoding uncharacterized protein — translated: MTINLGLLQEVTEIRNLLCTTDPVMQILAKYDKEFQSVGKLRDFSMQIHVYPSVTPIAQPLCQIPSQIRAKVDHKIRELEQLDIIERVKGPTPWVSLVAIPKPNGEVGVCVDMRQANQAILRKCQQIPTLEETLQELNGAALFSKLDLC